The genome window TAACCTCCTCTGTGCCGTTGAAAAGAAATCAGGTTAAAATTATTTTCCGTGTTTAAACTCAGGTTTCTCTAAAGGAAATCATTATATAACCCTCTGTTTAATATCCAGTGCTATTTTATATGCAAATTTTGGATCTCCCGTTGCCAAGGAAGATTTTAATACAAACTTCATCATCTCTATATCATTCAAAAATTCTTTATAGTGCTTAAAAATTATATTTTTTGCCAACTCAAAATTCTTACTCCAAAGAGCGATTTCAACTGCCTTTTTGAAATATTCTCTTCTTTTTAAAGCATTTTTTTTCATGTTAAGCTGTGCTAAGTAAATGTTTAAAGCCTTTTCATACTGTTTTTGATATAGATACAAGTCTGTCAATTGTTTTAGCCACAGGTCTTTGTTTTTGGTGTCGGTTTCATAGAGTTGCTCTAATAAACTAATCGCTTTACCATATTGCTTTTGATAGCTGTACAAATTTAGTAATTCTTTAGCCCAATAGTATTTGTTTGCAGAATCGGTTTTGTATAAATATTCTAAGTAATTGGACAAGCCATAGAAATCTTTTCTTGCTTTATAAACATTAACAATTTCCTTATTATAGTTAAAAGAATTTTCTTTGTCTAAAATTACAAGCTTTTGTAAAAATCTAATAGCATTTTCATAATCTTTTAACATTATGGCCAGTTTATAGCTTTCCTTTAGCCAGTGGATATCTTTTGGTTTAATACGTAATATTTTTATTGATATTTTATAGGCCAAATCTTGAAACTCCATTGATAAAGCTTCTTTATATTCTCTTTCAAGTTCTTTTACGTCTATCATAGATTTATAGCTTTCTTCAAGAATTGCTTTCATTTGATGTCTTAAATATTCTTTTTCTTCTAAAGATACATTTTTTGAAAAGAACTTTTGCTTTAAAATTGAATATCTTAAAAACTTTGCTTTACCAAGAATATCCGGATCATTACTTTTTTCTAAATCGTCTAAATGCCTAATCGCCTTTTTTTCTTCTCCTATTTTTATATACCTTTCTGCAATTAGGAGTTTTAAACTTGGGTCTGGATTAACTTTTACCAAACTTTCAAGATACATATTAGACAAAGTTATATTGCTATCTTCTTCAAATATAAGTCTTTCTAATTTACCTTTTGGAAAAACTAATATCATATTAAATAAAACAATTAAGATAAAGCCAAAAATTTCTCTATTGGTTATAAACTTAGCTACCGCAGTAGGCTTCCACATAGGCTTCTTTCTCTTTCATGAATTTAAACTTGTAATAATCCATGTCTTTTTTTAGGATATAATCATTTGGAGTTATGTTTAACTTGCAGTTTTTGTTCAAAATTTTAAAGGTTAATGGGATATAGCCTTCGAGTTTAATTTTAATACTCTTGCCATCTTTTTCGTAAAACTTTATCTGACCATTAGAATTTATAACCATAAAATCTGGCTCATCGTTAGAAAAGAAAATTTTTGAATCTCCATCATTGGTTAAATGAACATAGATTGAATCATGAATTTTTCTATAACCAACCACATTTTGACTTTTAAAAATATCTATCTTTACATCCTTATCAAATCTAACAGTCTTTAGATTTCCTTCATTTCTAATAACAAAATTATCTTCCAGATCTTTTGCAACGACTGTATTTCTAAACTCTAAAACTCTTTGGGCATACTCTGATAAAAACATAGGGTTTATTTCTTGAGATACAGCATAATCATAAACTTCCTTTAAAGCGTTTAAGGATGCTATTTTTTGCCCGGAGTAAAAGTGATAGTATATAGAAATAGGTTTAAATCTATATTTCTCGTCTGTAAGTTTAAAGGTTGAAATAGATTTTATGTATCCATAATAATCTCTCCAAAGATTTGTGTATACATTTTCATTTTGTATAGGTGCATATACCTGAAAGTACTCATCTCTGTTAAGCCCCATGGGTCCAATTAGTGTATAGAACGGCTCTTGATAGTTTATCCAAGTGTCTCCTCCGTTGACGTTGTAAACCCCAATCTTGTATGTTAGTTGGAGTGCTTCTTTTGGCGGGACACAGTCGCCGGTCCACAAAAAAACTTTTGTCTTTTTATTCTTCGGAGCTAAGTTTTTATTGATATAATCTATAGAACCTATAATCTCTCTTTCTAAATTAAATTCATAATTTTTTATCGGCAAGCTATAGCCTTCTACATTGCTTTCTTTGTTTTGTTTTTCTAATTCATACAACTTTCTCCACTTAAAAGGATGTGAAAATGAATGGCTTGCAATCTCTACATTTTCTAACGCAAATATGCTTCTTGCAATTTCCTCAAGTTTTTTACTTTTATCCGGATACAAACCCCAAGGTGCAATTTCTCCTTCAACTATAGAAACAGTATGTGGAATTTTGTATTTTTTTAATATTTCATCTCTGATTATCTCTCCTAAATTTTTTTGTGGGTCAAAGTCAGCAACACCAAAAAACGCATCTCCGTCTATATGTGCTGTCAAGATTCTATTTCCGTTCTCGGTTGTTACATCCGGTGCTGGAAAATCTGGTTTAAAAACGTCTCTAAAAATCTCAACCGGATTAAATATCAAAAGAGCATTCTTTCCAGATTCTGATAAAAAAGTTCCTTCTAAGGCGTATCCACCCCAATCTGTAATTGCAAAAGGATAAAACTCTTTGCCGTTTATTTTAGCTTTCAAAATAGGCTTGAAATTATTTTGTGGTGTTGCTATTGGAATTGGTTGGATTTCCGGTTTTATCTCAAAGTAATCATAACTTATGGGCTCAAAATCAACTTTATCAAAAATGGATGTATTTCCTTCTATTTTTAGACCAAGAAAGCTTAAAAATTCTTCATCTGACGGGATGTAGCTTAGAAAGAATACTTTAATTCCATCTGAAATCTGTTTTTTTAACCACTGTAACATCTCTGGCGAATATTCTGTTTGCCTCAGTAGTATCCCGGCATACTCATCTCCGATATAATCTTTTGGAAGCCCTTTATTGATATCATACATAACAGGAACATATCCAAGATACTCTAAGAAAGCTTGGAAATTTCTATGTAAATCATCGTATGCTGCATCAAATTCTTTAGAATTATACAAAATCATAATTTTTCTTGGAATAATTTGATATATGCTTGTTCCAAGAGTTTTTAGGTCTTTATCGGTAACATATGGGATAAACCCATTTTCGTATATTTTTTTAGCAACTTCTTTTTGTAATTTTTTATTTTTAGGGTCTACGTAATCTATCACGATAACTTTGACACCAAGGTTTTTAATCTCATTTAGTTTGTTTAAAAGCCATCTTGTATCTTCTTCTTTCATTTTTTTATACTTCATTGTTTTGGTATCAAGACCATAGAATAGACTTTCTGCAACTACTGCATCTATATAATCTTTTACCTGTGGAACTACTTCAAAACCTCTGTTTAGAATGATTTTTTTGTCCGGGAATGTTTTTTTCACTTGAATGATAAACTCAGTCAAGGCATTTTCATAATCTTTATATTCATTTGGCTTTAATGCAATTTGATAGCTATCTAAGGTATCAAAGAAAAATCCATCGTATTGAGAAAGATTTTTTAAGACTTTGTTTATCAGAAATTCTCTATACTCTTTTTTTCTTATATCTGCTATATAAGTTTTCCAGTCTTTATTTTCTCCCACTATCCAGCTTTTATCTATTTCTTTATAATACTTTCTGTAAGGCTCTATTTCTCCTATGGATACATACGCAAAAAGTTTTGATTTTTTATTTTTTATGTAGTATTTTTCTTTAAGTTTTTCAAAAGAAAAGTTATCCGGGTCAACCACAAGCCAGTCATAAAGGTAGAATGCCTCTTCAGGTGGTTCTCTGTATATAAATCCAACGCTTAAATCTTTTCCATAAGATAGACTAAATATAAATAAAATATTAAATAAGCATAAAAGTCTGATAATGTATCTCATCTAAAAATCTCCTTAACAAAATTATAGCAAGCAGATCAGAAATAAACAGAGATAGAACATAGCCATATCCATAGAAGTAAGGTCCAAGTAAAATAGAAATATATGTAAATACTGCGTTAGAAACAGCAAAAAGAATAGATAAGTAAAGAGCTTCCCTTCTTCTGTCAAAGTAGTTCAGTATTGCAAGCAATGTCATAAATATTAGCTGAAGGTATGTCCCAACCATCAAAACATGAAAAAGTGGTATGTATAAAAGAGAAAGCTTAAATATTTTGAATAAAAGCGTATCAAATATTAAAAAAAATACAAATGCTATTCCTTGAATTCTCAAAGTATCAAAGATAA of Sulfurihydrogenibium sp. contains these proteins:
- a CDS encoding tetratricopeptide repeat protein, which encodes MWKPTAVAKFITNREIFGFILIVLFNMILVFPKGKLERLIFEEDSNITLSNMYLESLVKVNPDPSLKLLIAERYIKIGEEKKAIRHLDDLEKSNDPDILGKAKFLRYSILKQKFFSKNVSLEEKEYLRHQMKAILEESYKSMIDVKELEREYKEALSMEFQDLAYKISIKILRIKPKDIHWLKESYKLAIMLKDYENAIRFLQKLVILDKENSFNYNKEIVNVYKARKDFYGLSNYLEYLYKTDSANKYYWAKELLNLYSYQKQYGKAISLLEQLYETDTKNKDLWLKQLTDLYLYQKQYEKALNIYLAQLNMKKNALKRREYFKKAVEIALWSKNFELAKNIIFKHYKEFLNDIEMMKFVLKSSLATGDPKFAYKIALDIKQRVI
- a CDS encoding endo alpha-1,4 polygalactosaminidase, whose protein sequence is MRYIIRLLCLFNILFIFSLSYGKDLSVGFIYREPPEEAFYLYDWLVVDPDNFSFEKLKEKYYIKNKKSKLFAYVSIGEIEPYRKYYKEIDKSWIVGENKDWKTYIADIRKKEYREFLINKVLKNLSQYDGFFFDTLDSYQIALKPNEYKDYENALTEFIIQVKKTFPDKKIILNRGFEVVPQVKDYIDAVVAESLFYGLDTKTMKYKKMKEEDTRWLLNKLNEIKNLGVKVIVIDYVDPKNKKLQKEVAKKIYENGFIPYVTDKDLKTLGTSIYQIIPRKIMILYNSKEFDAAYDDLHRNFQAFLEYLGYVPVMYDINKGLPKDYIGDEYAGILLRQTEYSPEMLQWLKKQISDGIKVFFLSYIPSDEEFLSFLGLKIEGNTSIFDKVDFEPISYDYFEIKPEIQPIPIATPQNNFKPILKAKINGKEFYPFAITDWGGYALEGTFLSESGKNALLIFNPVEIFRDVFKPDFPAPDVTTENGNRILTAHIDGDAFFGVADFDPQKNLGEIIRDEILKKYKIPHTVSIVEGEIAPWGLYPDKSKKLEEIARSIFALENVEIASHSFSHPFKWRKLYELEKQNKESNVEGYSLPIKNYEFNLEREIIGSIDYINKNLAPKNKKTKVFLWTGDCVPPKEALQLTYKIGVYNVNGGDTWINYQEPFYTLIGPMGLNRDEYFQVYAPIQNENVYTNLWRDYYGYIKSISTFKLTDEKYRFKPISIYYHFYSGQKIASLNALKEVYDYAVSQEINPMFLSEYAQRVLEFRNTVVAKDLEDNFVIRNEGNLKTVRFDKDVKIDIFKSQNVVGYRKIHDSIYVHLTNDGDSKIFFSNDEPDFMVINSNGQIKFYEKDGKSIKIKLEGYIPLTFKILNKNCKLNITPNDYILKKDMDYYKFKFMKEKEAYVEAYCGS